One Elgaria multicarinata webbii isolate HBS135686 ecotype San Diego chromosome 7, rElgMul1.1.pri, whole genome shotgun sequence DNA window includes the following coding sequences:
- the ATPSCKMT gene encoding ATP synthase subunit C lysine N-methyltransferase isoform X1, giving the protein MLQEKCPRKALLKRDRPSLFRSCVFIMSEIPGGSTAQDILPLIVIEEGSKRRNWGLLLTGIVGGTLVALYSVATPFIAPALRKHCLPFIPATSKQVENVLNVLKGRTGSLVDIGSGDGRIVIAAAKVGFKAVGYELNPWLVWYSRYCAWREGVHQDAKFYISDLWKISFSQYTNVVIFGVPEMMLQLEKKLGEELQQDARVIACRFPFPHWRPNHSFGEGIDTVWAYDSESFRLKRKRMQL; this is encoded by the exons ATGTTACAGGAGAAATGCCCAAGGAAAGCATTACTGAAGAGAGATCGTCCTTCTTTATTCAGATCCT GTGTTTTTATTATGTCAGAAATACCTGGAGGCAgcacagcccaagacattttgcctttGATTGTCATTGAGGAAGGCTCTAAACGAAGGAATTGGGGCTTACTGCTCACTGGCATTGTTGGTGGGACATTAGTGGCCCTGTACTCTGTTGCTACTCCATTTATTGCTCCAGCACTGAGGAAACATTGCCTGCCGTTCATACCTGCGACTTCAAAGCAGGTTGAAAACGTCCTGAACGTGTTGAAGGGCAGAactggatccctggttgacataGGGAGTGGCGATGGACGCATT GTAATAGCAGCTGCAAAAGTTGGATTCAAAGCTGTTGGTTATGAATTAAACCCCTGGTTGGTATGGTATTCCAGGTACTGTGCTTGGAGAGAAGGAGTTCATCAAGATGCCAAATTTTACATTTCAGATTTATGGAAG atcAGTTTTTcccagtatacaaatgttgttaTCTTTGGAGTACCTGAAATG ATGCTGCAACTGGAGAAGAAGCTTGGAGAAGAACTTCAGCAAGACGCCAGGGTTATTGCCTGTCGTTTTCCTTTTCCCCACTGGAGGCCAAACCATAGTTTTGGAGAGGGCATTGACACTGTGTGGGCCTATGACTCAGAGTCTTTTAGATTGAAAAGGAAAAGGATGCAGTTATGA
- the ATPSCKMT gene encoding ATP synthase subunit C lysine N-methyltransferase isoform X2, which translates to MSEIPGGSTAQDILPLIVIEEGSKRRNWGLLLTGIVGGTLVALYSVATPFIAPALRKHCLPFIPATSKQVENVLNVLKGRTGSLVDIGSGDGRIVIAAAKVGFKAVGYELNPWLVWYSRYCAWREGVHQDAKFYISDLWKISFSQYTNVVIFGVPEMMLQLEKKLGEELQQDARVIACRFPFPHWRPNHSFGEGIDTVWAYDSESFRLKRKRMQL; encoded by the exons ATGTCAGAAATACCTGGAGGCAgcacagcccaagacattttgcctttGATTGTCATTGAGGAAGGCTCTAAACGAAGGAATTGGGGCTTACTGCTCACTGGCATTGTTGGTGGGACATTAGTGGCCCTGTACTCTGTTGCTACTCCATTTATTGCTCCAGCACTGAGGAAACATTGCCTGCCGTTCATACCTGCGACTTCAAAGCAGGTTGAAAACGTCCTGAACGTGTTGAAGGGCAGAactggatccctggttgacataGGGAGTGGCGATGGACGCATT GTAATAGCAGCTGCAAAAGTTGGATTCAAAGCTGTTGGTTATGAATTAAACCCCTGGTTGGTATGGTATTCCAGGTACTGTGCTTGGAGAGAAGGAGTTCATCAAGATGCCAAATTTTACATTTCAGATTTATGGAAG atcAGTTTTTcccagtatacaaatgttgttaTCTTTGGAGTACCTGAAATG ATGCTGCAACTGGAGAAGAAGCTTGGAGAAGAACTTCAGCAAGACGCCAGGGTTATTGCCTGTCGTTTTCCTTTTCCCCACTGGAGGCCAAACCATAGTTTTGGAGAGGGCATTGACACTGTGTGGGCCTATGACTCAGAGTCTTTTAGATTGAAAAGGAAAAGGATGCAGTTATGA